ATTGAGCGGCAAGGCGAGTTGAACACGTTGCAGCAGATAGACCGCCAGCAGACCGGCCAGGTTGAAGACCAGGACGGCGACGCTGTAGCGTTTCCAGGACATCTCCTCTTCCGGGTGGATGCCGCACAGCCGGTAGAGGCCCCGCTCCAGGGGAGAGAACCAGCGCAGGAAACGCGGATTCTCCTCGCGGTAGAGGCTGGCCATGAAGATCCCCAGGGGCCAGGCGAGCAGCAGCAGGACCAATAGATAAAACCCGATTTGCAGTGTGCCGTTTGCGATCATGGTGTGGCCTTCAGTGTGTTTCGCTGGTTCATGGAAGAGTATCCTGATTGAATTTTATACTTACACAATAACTCCTAAATTATATATTATCGTCCAGTTGAGAGCATGATAGCAATTTCCCCATCAGGATGATCAAAAAAGACTGCCGTCTTACATAAAAAAAGGGTCAAGAGCAATTTTTACGGGTTCTTGATGCCGGGCTGGATGAATTTTATACAGATTATATTTGTAATTATATAGTGTGGCGCCTTCGTTGCGCTCTGTCTGGTTCGTGTCATGATGTTCTGCTCCTGGGGTGGAAGGGATAAACCGGTGTTCAACGTGTCGAATCGGATCATCAAGGAAAGCGTGTGCGATGAATGAACTGCACATCTCTCGTCTGGTATTGGTCTCCTTTGCCCTGACCATTCTGGCCGGCGCGCTGTTGCTGATGCTGCCGGTCAGCCGCCAACTCGGGGTGGAGCCGGTCTCCTGGGTGGATGCCCTGTTCACCTCCACCTCGGCGGTCTGCGTCACCGGACTGGCCACCCGGGACACCGGCACCACCTTTTCGGTCTTCGGACAGGGGGTGATCCTGATGTTGATCCAGGTGGGCGGTCTGGGATTCCTGACGCTTTCCACCTTTTTCATCACCCGGATTCTGGGCCGGGGCAAGAACATCGGCCTGCAGCATCGCCTGTTGCTGGAAACCTCCCACGGGGCGCTCGATTCCATTCATCCCGGCCAGTTGCTGGGGACCATTCTGCTCTTCACTCTGGTGACGGAGGCCTTGGGAGCGGTGCTGCTGTTCCTGCGTTTTTCCCAGGGCAACGAGCCGCTTTGGGCCGTCTGGCTGGCGGTTTTTCACGCCATCTCGGCCTTTTGCAACGCCGGTTTCGGGCTTTACGCCGACAGCCTCATGGGGTATCGCGACGATCCGTTGGTCAACGGAGTGGTCATGGGGTTGATCGTATTGGGGGGCATCGGTTTTCTGGTGGTGGCGGATCTGACCTTCTGGATGCGTTCGCGGCTGCGGCGGCGACCGGCCCGGCTCTCGCTGCACACCCGCATGGTGTTGCGCACCACCCTCTGGCTGATCGGGCTGGGAGCCCTCTTCATCGCCGCGCTGGAATGGGGCGGCGAGGCCATGGGCAGCGATGCGGGCAGCGTCGGCCTGGCCAGTCTGTTCCTGTCGGTGACCAGTCGGACCGCCGGATTCAATACCGTGGATACGGGCCTGCTGACCGGGGCCAGCCTCTACCTGGTCATCCTTCTGATGGCCATCGGGGGGTCTCCGGGTTCCACGGCGGGGGGTATGAAAACCACCACCTTCGCGGTTTGCGTGGCCTTGATGTATTCCCGAGCCCGCAATCGTCCCCGGGTGGAGTGTCAGGAGCGCAGCATTCCCGACGAGACCGTCACCAAGGCCATGTTCGTGGTGACCGGTTATGTCCTGGCCATCCTGGCGGGTTCGTTTCTGCTGGAGGTGACCGAGGCGGGGCGGGTGGCCTTCGGCAAGTCCTCGGGCAACCATTTCCTGGCCCTGCTCTTCGAGGTGGTATCCGCCATCGGCACCGTGGGGCTTTCCACCGGCATCACCGGCTCCCTGAGCGTCAGCGGCAAGCTGATCATCACCGCCCTCATGTTCATTGGCCGGCTGGGGCCGTTGCTGGTGGTTCACACTCTGGTGGGCAGCGCCCCCCGGGTTCGTTACGCCCATGCGGAAGAAAACGTCAACATCGGTTGAGTTTGGAGAATGTCCATGTCCGGCAATTTTCTGGTAGTAGGTCTCGGTACCTTCGGTCGTTACGTGGCCCGCACCCTCTTCGAGGGAGGGGCTCATGTCCTGGCCGTGGATCGGGACGAGGAGCGCGTCAATGCCATTCGGGAGGAGTGTTCCAAGGGTATCTGTTGCGACGCCACCGACGCTTCCGCCATGAAGGCGGTGGGAGCCTTCGATGTGGATACGGCGATTGTGGCCATTCGCAACCATTTCGATTCCACGGTCCTGGTGACCCATACCCTGAAGAAACACGGCATTCCCCGCATCCTGGCCCAGGTGGACAACGAACAGGAGGGGGAAGCCATCCAGACCCTCGGGGCCAGCGAGACCGTCTTTCCCCAACACGATATGGCGTTGCGCCTGGCCCACAAACTGCTGCATCCCGATCTGGCGGAACGCATCCCCCTGGGCAAGAATGTCTCCCTGATCGACATTCCCTGCCCGTCGCCGTTTTTCGATCAAACCATCGGCGGACTGGCGCTTCGCACCCTCTACGGGGTCAATCTGATCGGCATTCGTCCTCCCCATGACGCCTCCCATCCCCGGGACGAGATCCGGATCAACCCCTCTCCCGATACCCGCCTTCAGGCGGGCAGCAGCCTGATCCTGCTGGGCTCCCTGGAGCAACTGGCCGCCATCAAGGCCCTCAGGGGGTGATGGCAGCGGAGTTCCGGACGAAGGGGGGAGCGTTCGGGTCGATGCCCATGCGCCAGGCTTTCGGGGCGGGGGGCGACTCCTCCGAAAAGGGGATCGCCACTTCCGCCTCGGGCCCGAACAGGGTGACCGATCCGGAAAGAACCAGCAGGGCCAGCAGTCCGTAGGCGACTTTCAGGAAAAATCCGGGGTTCATGAAAAATGCTCCGGCAGAAAAAGCACCACTCCCAGATATAGGAATAGGGCCAGAGCCATGATCAGTCCGATCAGGTAGAGCGGGTCCATCGGCGCCTCCACAGGGGTTTCAGGTGGCCTTCATGAGGAAGATGAGCTTCATGGAATGGCATTGTAGGAAAATCCAAATCAAGATGGTCAATAATGTCGAATGAATGGTATAAAAAGATCGTTAATATTCTGGATTTGTTATCCTGATGAAATCATGATGGCTCCGTCGCGACAATTTACACGATCCTGATGGCCCGGTCGGTTTAACATCCCCGCTCCCATCCATGCCTTGGATTGCTGCGGGGAGATGAAAAAACCATGAATGTCGTGATCGTTGGTGTGACGGCGATAGGGAGTGTGCTGGCCAAATACATGGTGGAGGAGGGGCACGACGTTCACGTCGTCGACCCGAGCGCCGAAGCCATACAGCAACTTCTTTCCCACGTCGATGTACGGGCCCTGCAGGGGGATATGAGCGATCCGGGCATCCAGTCCGAGGTTCAGATCGGAACCTCGGATCTGGTGCTGGCCGTGACCAACTCGGATACCGATAACATCGTCACCGCCCTGGGTCTCCACTCCCTGGCGCCGAAAGCCCGCGCCGCCATCTGGGTGCGGGAGGAGCAGTTCACCACCAATACCCACATCTGGAACGGTTCGCAGCTGGATCAGACAATGCTGCTGACCCCCGAACGCAATGCCCTGCAGTTGGTCA
The sequence above is drawn from the Magnetococcales bacterium genome and encodes:
- a CDS encoding TrkA family potassium uptake protein, whose product is MSGNFLVVGLGTFGRYVARTLFEGGAHVLAVDRDEERVNAIREECSKGICCDATDASAMKAVGAFDVDTAIVAIRNHFDSTVLVTHTLKKHGIPRILAQVDNEQEGEAIQTLGASETVFPQHDMALRLAHKLLHPDLAERIPLGKNVSLIDIPCPSPFFDQTIGGLALRTLYGVNLIGIRPPHDASHPRDEIRINPSPDTRLQAGSSLILLGSLEQLAAIKALRG
- a CDS encoding potassium-transporting ATPase subunit F, yielding MDPLYLIGLIMALALFLYLGVVLFLPEHFS